Proteins co-encoded in one Marinobacter qingdaonensis genomic window:
- the putP gene encoding sodium/proline symporter PutP has product MAIGVWISLFAYFAIMIAIGVYAMRTSTSSSEDYMLGGRSLSPKVAALSAGASDMSGWLLLGLPGALFVSGLGSAWIGIGLLVGAFFNWTLVAPRLREQTVHYGNAITIPSFLANRFPSQALSLRTVSAIVIVIFFAVYTASGLVAGGKLFESAFAGIFNFGGLSDYAVGIVITLGVVLVYTVVGGFLAVSMTDFVQGCIMMLALVIMPTVVLFGEGGGGFAQASQTLNEVDPNLLSWTEGLTIIGWLSAVTWGLGYFGQPHIIVRFMAIRTLKDVPTARNIGMSWMAISLIGAVSLGIFGRAYAVRNGLDVQDPETIFIILSDLLFHPLITGFLYAALLAAVMSTISSQLLVSSSSLTEDFYRLFLRKEASDRECVNVGRGCVVLVGLVAATIASDPDSQVLALVSNAWAGFGAAFGPLIILSLMWPRTNGAGAIAGMIAGAATVMIWISLGWNGEFMGGPGVYEIIPGFIAAWIAIMVVSLATADAGEYQAISR; this is encoded by the coding sequence ATGGCTATTGGTGTTTGGATAAGTCTGTTTGCTTACTTTGCGATCATGATCGCCATTGGCGTTTATGCGATGCGCACGTCCACGTCTTCATCGGAAGATTACATGTTGGGTGGGCGATCGCTCAGCCCCAAAGTGGCAGCCCTGTCTGCCGGTGCTTCGGACATGAGTGGTTGGTTGCTGCTGGGACTTCCGGGAGCGCTGTTCGTATCTGGTTTGGGGTCAGCGTGGATCGGTATCGGCCTTTTGGTCGGCGCGTTCTTCAACTGGACTCTGGTCGCCCCCCGGCTGCGCGAACAGACGGTTCACTATGGCAACGCCATCACGATCCCCTCGTTTCTGGCGAACCGATTCCCCAGCCAGGCGCTCTCCCTTCGTACGGTATCGGCCATTGTCATTGTCATATTCTTCGCGGTTTACACAGCATCCGGCCTGGTTGCCGGTGGCAAGCTGTTCGAAAGTGCCTTTGCCGGCATTTTTAACTTTGGCGGCCTCAGTGACTACGCCGTCGGCATCGTGATCACACTGGGTGTCGTGTTGGTGTACACGGTTGTGGGCGGTTTCCTGGCGGTGAGCATGACCGACTTTGTGCAGGGCTGCATCATGATGCTGGCGCTGGTGATCATGCCGACTGTCGTACTCTTTGGCGAAGGCGGTGGCGGGTTCGCCCAGGCATCACAGACGCTCAATGAGGTCGATCCGAATCTACTGTCCTGGACGGAAGGATTGACCATCATCGGTTGGTTGTCCGCCGTTACCTGGGGTCTGGGTTATTTCGGTCAGCCCCATATTATCGTGCGTTTCATGGCAATCCGTACCCTGAAAGACGTGCCGACGGCGCGCAATATCGGCATGAGCTGGATGGCGATCTCGCTCATCGGTGCCGTGTCTCTCGGTATCTTCGGTCGGGCTTACGCGGTTCGCAATGGCCTGGACGTTCAGGATCCGGAAACCATCTTCATCATCCTGTCTGACCTGTTGTTCCATCCGCTGATCACCGGTTTCCTCTATGCGGCACTGTTGGCGGCGGTGATGAGCACCATCTCCAGCCAGCTTCTGGTGTCATCGTCGTCACTCACGGAAGATTTCTACCGCCTGTTCCTGCGCAAGGAAGCGAGTGACCGGGAGTGCGTGAACGTCGGCCGGGGTTGCGTCGTGCTGGTGGGCCTGGTTGCTGCCACCATTGCATCGGACCCCGACTCGCAGGTGTTGGCGCTGGTCAGTAACGCCTGGGCAGGCTTCGGTGCCGCCTTTGGTCCGCTGATTATCCTGTCCCTGATGTGGCCGCGCACCAATGGCGCCGGTGCCATCGCGGGCATGATCGCCGGCGCCGCGACGGTCATGATCTGGATTTCGCTGGGATGGAACGGTGAATTCATGGGTGGTCCAGGGGTCTACGAGATCATTCCAGGATTCATTGCCGCCTGGATTGCGATCATGGTCGTGAGCCTGGCGACAGCCGATGCTGGCGAGTATCAGGCGATCTCGCGATAA
- the putP gene encoding sodium/proline symporter PutP encodes MGNSVGISITFIAYILLMLGIGYVAWKRTSNLSDYILGGRSLGPLPSAISAGASDMSGWLLLGLPGYAYAAGYEAIWIAVGLLAGTWLNWLFVASRLRTYSQSAGDSLTLPSFFENRFNDTSRILRVVCAFFILLFFLFYTSSGLVAGGKLFETVFGLDYTVAVIVGTVAVVSYTFFGGFLAVTWTDVIQGLLMFAALLLVPIMAISADGGWGATTAAMEAKNPEFLDAFTSTDGTALGVLSILSLLGWGLGYFGQPHILARFKAIRSEDDVPNARRIAVTWSGLGLLGALLCGFAAIGYFETPLEDGERAFMLLVDALFHPIIAGILLAAILAAIMSTADSQLLVSSSALAEDFYKALFRKDASQEELVWVGRLAVVGIAIIACILGLNPDSKVLELVSYAWAGFGAAFGPALILSLFWRNMTRNGAIAGVVVGGATVVIWGNMSGGLLDLYEIIPGFIFATIAIVLVSKFGDKPHAEILAGFDKAIKERYHNLP; translated from the coding sequence ATAGGAAATAGTGTTGGTATCAGCATTACCTTCATCGCCTACATTTTGCTGATGCTCGGCATCGGCTATGTAGCCTGGAAACGTACGTCAAACCTGTCCGATTACATCCTGGGCGGTCGTAGCCTCGGGCCGCTGCCGTCTGCGATCAGTGCCGGCGCTTCGGACATGAGTGGCTGGCTGCTGCTCGGCCTCCCGGGCTACGCCTACGCCGCCGGTTACGAAGCGATCTGGATCGCCGTTGGCCTGCTGGCCGGTACCTGGCTGAACTGGCTGTTTGTGGCCAGCCGTCTGCGGACCTACTCGCAGTCTGCCGGTGACTCGCTGACGCTGCCGTCCTTCTTCGAAAACCGCTTTAACGACACCAGCCGCATCCTGCGCGTGGTGTGTGCCTTCTTTATTCTGCTGTTCTTCCTGTTCTACACCAGCTCCGGTCTGGTTGCAGGCGGCAAGCTGTTTGAAACCGTGTTCGGCCTCGACTACACCGTGGCGGTCATCGTCGGCACCGTTGCCGTTGTTTCCTACACCTTCTTCGGTGGCTTCCTGGCGGTTACCTGGACCGACGTGATCCAGGGCCTGCTGATGTTCGCCGCGCTGCTGCTGGTGCCGATCATGGCCATCAGTGCCGATGGCGGCTGGGGTGCGACCACCGCTGCCATGGAAGCGAAGAACCCCGAGTTCCTCGACGCCTTCACCAGCACCGACGGTACCGCCCTGGGTGTCCTGTCGATCCTGTCCCTGCTGGGTTGGGGGCTGGGTTACTTCGGTCAGCCGCACATCCTGGCCCGTTTCAAGGCCATCCGTAGCGAAGACGACGTACCCAATGCCCGTCGCATTGCCGTAACCTGGAGTGGCCTGGGCCTGCTGGGCGCGCTGCTGTGTGGTTTCGCTGCCATCGGCTACTTCGAGACGCCTCTGGAGGATGGTGAGCGCGCCTTCATGCTGCTGGTGGATGCGCTGTTCCATCCGATCATAGCCGGTATCCTGCTGGCCGCCATCCTGGCCGCGATCATGAGCACCGCCGACTCCCAGCTGCTGGTGTCGTCTTCCGCCCTGGCCGAGGATTTCTACAAGGCGCTGTTCCGCAAGGACGCGTCCCAGGAAGAGCTGGTCTGGGTGGGTCGCTTGGCCGTTGTGGGCATTGCCATCATCGCCTGTATCCTGGGTCTGAACCCGGACAGCAAGGTCCTGGAGCTGGTCTCCTACGCCTGGGCTGGCTTCGGTGCGGCCTTCGGTCCGGCGCTGATCCTGTCGCTGTTCTGGCGTAACATGACCCGCAACGGCGCCATCGCCGGTGTTGTTGTGGGGGGTGCCACCGTGGTGATCTGGGGCAACATGTCCGGCGGCCTGCTGGACCTGTACGAGATCATTCCGGGCTTCATCTTCGCCACCATCGCCATCGTGCTGGTGTCCAAGTTCGGTGACAAGCCGCACGCGGAGATCCTGGCCGGCTTCGACAAGGCCATCAAAGAGCGCTATCACAACCTGCCGTAA
- a CDS encoding TAXI family TRAP transporter solute-binding subunit has protein sequence MNTKSLSRTAKGVVAAAAVSFSSGLQAEGNYVMGTATTGGTYYPVGVAISTLVKVKLEPQTNISVSAISSAGSGENLKLMDEGQIQFGILQGLYGAYAWNGTGPVPKAYKNLRSVSMLWQNVEHFVVRNSVVDSGTISDMTNLYGESFSIGARNSGTEGSGRFILGKVGVDLEQVDIAYLGYGPSADAMQNGNIDGMNIPAGVPASAVTRAYANLGDDITTLDFTAEQLAKVNSDFELWTPYTIPAGTYPNQDKDINTIAQPNIMAARADVSEEDVYQITKTIYANLPFLNNIHPATKAMALEKAIAGLPMPLHPGAARFYREQGLEIPERLIAE, from the coding sequence ATGAATACCAAGAGTCTGAGCAGGACTGCCAAGGGTGTGGTCGCTGCCGCCGCCGTTTCGTTCTCCTCCGGCCTCCAGGCCGAAGGCAATTATGTGATGGGTACCGCCACCACCGGTGGCACTTACTACCCGGTTGGCGTGGCCATCTCCACCCTGGTCAAGGTCAAGCTCGAGCCCCAGACCAACATCTCCGTGTCCGCCATCAGCTCCGCCGGTTCCGGCGAGAACCTGAAACTGATGGACGAAGGCCAGATCCAGTTCGGCATCCTGCAGGGCCTGTACGGCGCCTACGCCTGGAATGGCACCGGTCCGGTCCCCAAGGCCTACAAGAACCTGCGCTCGGTTTCCATGCTGTGGCAGAACGTTGAGCACTTCGTGGTGCGTAACAGCGTGGTGGACTCCGGCACCATCTCCGACATGACCAACCTGTACGGCGAAAGCTTCTCCATCGGTGCCCGCAACTCCGGTACCGAAGGCTCTGGCCGCTTCATCCTGGGCAAGGTCGGCGTCGATCTTGAGCAGGTGGACATCGCCTACCTGGGCTACGGTCCCAGTGCCGATGCCATGCAGAACGGCAACATCGACGGCATGAACATTCCGGCGGGCGTGCCGGCCTCGGCCGTGACCCGTGCCTACGCCAACCTGGGCGATGACATCACCACCCTGGACTTCACCGCCGAGCAGTTGGCCAAGGTCAACAGCGACTTCGAGCTGTGGACCCCGTACACCATCCCGGCCGGGACTTACCCGAACCAGGACAAGGACATCAACACCATCGCCCAGCCGAACATCATGGCGGCCCGTGCGGATGTTTCCGAAGAGGATGTGTACCAGATCACCAAGACGATCTATGCCAACCTGCCGTTCCTGAACAACATTCACCCGGCCACCAAGGCCATGGCGCTGGAAAAGGCGATTGCCGGCCTGCCCATGCCGCTGCACCCGGGGGCTGCCCGTTTCTACCGGGAGCAGGGCCTTGAGATCCCCGAGCGACTGATTGCGGAGTAA
- a CDS encoding TRAP transporter permease → MAEQPTSEPLSEVRDESASEASERLDHRLLGPVIFGLAIVTSLIHLYFNTVSTLSELWTSALHFGLFGLICALTTPMLKARSVSGQRLVLGVDVFLGLAALACAVYLMLFENALYERGVNFSTGDWIFSIAAVLLILEFARRTVGWFIPVLCILALSYVAWWGQYVDGIFNFPGLTWETVLFRSYIGGQGMLGSIARISWTYVFMFILFGAFLVKSGAGDFIIELARCAAGRFVGGPGFVAVFSSGLMGSVSGSSVANTVSTGVITIPLMRKAGFPPRFAAGVEAAASTGGQLMPPVMGAGAFIMASYTQVSYLTIISVAALPALLYFLSVAMFVRIEAKRSHAIKLEDDNTPSLKEVLKDGWHFLLPLVVLVAALVYGFTPTYAAGIAILSVIVASWLSKHPMGPKDILEAMVMGARNITTTAILLITVGLIVMVVSTTGIGNTFSIMITDWAGGSLLITIVLVALASLILGMGLPVTAAYIVLATLSAPAIYNLIAQSQLLDMVMNGNLPEQAKSIFMLVAPDKLELLNSPMERATAQQLLASVPDTFSNQLLEQALSPATLSMALVAAHMVIFWLSQDSNVTPPVCLTAFAAAAIAGTPQMRTGFTAWKLAKGLYIVPLLFAYSPLITGDFDQMLQVFCFALFGIYAIVAGLEGYLEHPLNPVVRVLMFPIGVLMLWPHGQILFDVAGLVIFIIAFVWSSRQGRRLARPAAA, encoded by the coding sequence GTGGCAGAGCAACCAACGAGCGAACCTCTCTCTGAGGTTCGCGACGAAAGCGCGAGCGAAGCCAGCGAACGCCTCGATCACCGGCTCCTAGGGCCGGTGATTTTTGGTTTGGCCATCGTAACCTCGCTGATCCACCTCTATTTCAACACCGTGTCCACGCTGTCCGAGCTGTGGACCTCGGCGCTGCACTTCGGCCTGTTCGGTCTCATCTGCGCCCTGACCACGCCCATGCTGAAGGCGCGCTCGGTGTCCGGCCAGCGCCTGGTTCTGGGTGTCGATGTGTTCCTCGGGCTGGCGGCCCTGGCCTGTGCCGTCTACCTGATGCTGTTCGAAAATGCGCTCTACGAGCGTGGCGTTAATTTCAGCACTGGGGACTGGATCTTCTCCATCGCTGCGGTGCTGCTGATTCTCGAATTTGCCCGCCGGACCGTGGGCTGGTTTATTCCGGTGCTATGTATCCTGGCGCTGTCCTACGTGGCCTGGTGGGGCCAGTACGTGGACGGCATCTTCAATTTCCCGGGTCTGACCTGGGAGACCGTGCTGTTCCGCTCCTACATTGGCGGCCAGGGCATGCTCGGGTCCATTGCCCGCATTTCCTGGACTTACGTCTTCATGTTCATCCTGTTCGGGGCCTTCCTGGTGAAGTCCGGGGCAGGGGATTTCATCATCGAGCTGGCCCGCTGCGCCGCCGGCCGCTTTGTCGGTGGCCCGGGGTTCGTGGCGGTGTTCTCGTCCGGGCTGATGGGCTCGGTGTCCGGCTCCAGTGTCGCCAACACCGTGTCCACCGGTGTCATCACCATTCCCCTGATGCGCAAGGCCGGTTTCCCGCCGCGCTTTGCCGCCGGGGTCGAGGCCGCGGCCTCCACCGGGGGCCAGCTGATGCCGCCGGTGATGGGGGCCGGGGCCTTCATCATGGCGTCCTACACCCAGGTGTCCTATCTGACCATCATTTCGGTCGCGGCCCTGCCGGCGCTGCTGTATTTCCTGTCGGTGGCCATGTTTGTGCGCATCGAGGCCAAGCGCAGCCATGCCATCAAGCTGGAAGACGACAACACGCCCAGCCTGAAAGAGGTGCTCAAGGACGGCTGGCATTTCCTGCTGCCCTTGGTGGTGCTGGTGGCGGCCCTGGTCTACGGCTTCACGCCCACCTACGCGGCGGGCATCGCCATCCTGTCGGTCATCGTGGCGTCCTGGTTGTCCAAGCACCCGATGGGGCCGAAGGACATCCTGGAGGCCATGGTGATGGGCGCCCGCAACATCACCACCACGGCCATCCTGCTGATCACCGTCGGCCTGATCGTGATGGTGGTGTCGACCACCGGTATTGGTAATACCTTCTCGATCATGATCACCGACTGGGCCGGCGGCAGCCTGTTGATCACCATCGTCCTGGTGGCGCTGGCGTCGCTGATCCTGGGCATGGGTCTGCCGGTGACCGCGGCCTACATCGTACTGGCCACGCTGTCGGCGCCGGCAATCTACAACCTGATCGCCCAGAGCCAGCTGCTGGACATGGTGATGAATGGCAATCTGCCGGAGCAGGCCAAGTCCATCTTCATGCTGGTGGCGCCGGACAAGCTGGAGCTGCTGAATTCGCCCATGGAACGCGCCACCGCCCAGCAATTGCTGGCGTCGGTGCCGGATACCTTCAGCAACCAACTGTTGGAACAGGCGCTGTCGCCGGCGACCCTGTCAATGGCGCTGGTGGCCGCGCACATGGTGATCTTCTGGCTGTCCCAGGACTCCAATGTGACCCCGCCGGTGTGCCTGACCGCCTTTGCCGCCGCTGCCATTGCCGGTACGCCCCAGATGCGCACCGGTTTCACCGCCTGGAAGCTGGCCAAGGGGCTGTACATCGTGCCGCTGCTGTTCGCCTATTCGCCTTTGATTACCGGCGACTTCGACCAGATGCTGCAGGTGTTCTGCTTCGCGCTGTTTGGCATCTACGCCATCGTCGCCGGCCTGGAAGGCTACCTGGAACATCCGCTCAATCCGGTGGTGCGCGTGCTGATGTTCCCCATTGGCGTGCTCATGCTCTGGCCCCACGGGCAGATCCTGTTCGACGTCGCCGGTCTGGTGATCTTCATCATTGCCTTCGTGTGGAGCAGTCGCCAGGGCCGGCGGTTGGCTCGACCGGCCGCTGCCTGA
- a CDS encoding sulfite exporter TauE/SafE family protein gives MTLIEVLALLALGGIAGFINVLSAGGSMLTLPLLMFLGLPPQVANGTNRVAVTLQSVMAVGSFYRMGHGNLMVSLHLAVPATLGALLGAWVATWVPDAVFELVLVCAMIGASVFMLLPQPSLNTRPLTTDRLSPAIYLAMFFVGMYGGFIQVGVGVLFIVVLYHMLKIDLRQVNVLKVSIVLPFTFAALLVFAFNDQVRWGVGLTLALGNVTGAFIATRVNMSKQGARWVKAVTLVMVVAILLRLILY, from the coding sequence ATGACCCTGATCGAGGTTCTGGCGCTGCTGGCGCTGGGTGGCATCGCCGGTTTCATCAACGTGCTGTCGGCCGGGGGCTCCATGCTGACCCTGCCGCTGTTGATGTTCCTGGGACTGCCGCCCCAGGTCGCCAACGGCACCAACCGGGTGGCTGTCACGCTCCAGAGTGTGATGGCGGTGGGCAGCTTCTACCGCATGGGCCACGGCAACCTGATGGTGAGCCTGCACCTGGCGGTGCCGGCCACACTCGGTGCGCTGCTGGGGGCCTGGGTGGCCACCTGGGTGCCGGATGCGGTGTTCGAACTGGTGCTGGTGTGCGCCATGATTGGTGCCTCGGTGTTCATGCTGCTGCCGCAGCCGTCCCTGAATACCCGACCCTTGACCACCGACCGGCTGAGTCCGGCCATCTACCTGGCGATGTTCTTCGTGGGCATGTATGGCGGCTTCATTCAGGTCGGGGTGGGGGTGCTGTTCATCGTGGTGCTCTACCACATGCTCAAGATCGACCTGCGCCAGGTGAACGTGCTCAAGGTGTCGATCGTGCTGCCGTTTACCTTCGCCGCGCTGCTGGTGTTCGCCTTTAACGATCAGGTGCGTTGGGGGGTCGGGCTGACCCTGGCCCTGGGCAACGTCACCGGCGCCTTTATCGCGACCCGGGTCAACATGAGCAAGCAGGGCGCGCGCTGGGTCAAGGCCGTCACCCTGGTCATGGTGGTGGCGATTCTCCTGAGACTGATTCTGTACTGA
- a CDS encoding zinc-dependent alcohol dehydrogenase family protein, with translation MKAMVIEEFGGPEVFVEREVDTPEPAEGQVRIKVVASSVNPLETKIRSGLVKTGPAMPAILNGDVSGVVDKVGPGVTGFSEGDEVFGCAGGVKGWQGALADYMIADVRLLGKRTPAMGLPLNECAALPLVFLTAWSALVDRAGIQAGEHVLIHAGTGGVGHVAIQIAKYLGARVATTVSSEEKAELARDLGADDIIFYKDESVEDYKQRLTGGKGFSLVFDTVGGVNVDRSIEATAVNGRLCSINTRSSHDLSQMHAKSLTLHVIFRSISLLHGVGMDDQPKLLKALCDLLEQGKVKPLLDSKRFKFTEISEAHRLIESGQAVGKILLER, from the coding sequence ATGAAAGCAATGGTTATTGAGGAATTTGGCGGACCGGAGGTGTTCGTCGAACGTGAGGTGGACACCCCGGAGCCGGCCGAGGGCCAGGTTCGCATCAAGGTGGTGGCCTCCAGCGTCAATCCGCTCGAAACCAAGATCCGTTCCGGACTGGTCAAGACCGGACCGGCCATGCCGGCGATCCTGAACGGCGATGTCTCCGGCGTCGTCGACAAGGTGGGCCCGGGTGTAACCGGTTTTTCCGAAGGCGACGAGGTGTTCGGCTGCGCCGGCGGCGTGAAAGGCTGGCAGGGTGCCCTGGCGGATTACATGATCGCCGACGTGCGCCTGCTGGGTAAGCGTACTCCGGCCATGGGCCTGCCCCTGAACGAGTGTGCGGCGCTGCCCCTGGTGTTCCTGACCGCCTGGAGCGCCCTGGTGGACCGGGCTGGCATCCAGGCCGGTGAGCATGTGCTGATTCACGCCGGCACCGGCGGGGTGGGGCATGTGGCGATCCAGATCGCCAAGTATCTGGGCGCTCGGGTGGCGACCACCGTGTCCAGCGAGGAGAAGGCCGAGCTGGCCCGCGATCTCGGTGCCGACGACATCATCTTCTACAAGGATGAGTCGGTCGAGGACTACAAGCAACGCCTGACCGGCGGCAAGGGCTTCAGCCTGGTGTTCGACACCGTGGGCGGCGTGAACGTGGACCGGTCCATCGAAGCCACGGCGGTGAATGGTCGCCTGTGCTCGATCAACACCCGCTCCAGTCACGACCTCAGTCAGATGCACGCCAAGAGCCTGACCCTGCACGTGATCTTCCGTTCCATTTCACTGCTGCACGGCGTTGGCATGGATGATCAGCCGAAGCTGCTGAAGGCCCTGTGCGACCTGCTGGAGCAGGGCAAGGTCAAGCCGCTGCTGGACAGCAAGCGCTTTAAGTTCACCGAGATCAGCGAGGCCCATCGCCTGATCGAATCAGGCCAGGCGGTCGGCAAGATCCTGCTGGAACGCTGA
- a CDS encoding bifunctional aconitate hydratase 2/2-methylisocitrate dehydratase gives MLEAYREHVAEREALGIPPKPLNAEQTAALVELLKNPPAGEEETLVYLLENRIPPGVDEAAYVKAAFLTAIVKGEATSPLVDKQKAVQLLGMMQGGYNIATLVDLLDDADLAELAGEQLKKTLLMFDAFNDVKEKMDAGNAVAKAVVESWANAEWFTNKKKVPESTKMVVFKVTGETNTDDLSPAPDAWSRPDIPLHARAMYKMERDGLNPEEPGVTGPIKQIEEIQSKGLPVAFVGDVVGTGSSRKSGTNSVLWYFGEDIPGVPNKRAGGVCIGNKVAPIFFNTMEDAGALVFEAPVDNMNMGDVIEIRPYEGKILNEAGETISEFGFKSEVILDEVQAGGRIPLIIGRGLTNKAREALGMGATDIFRLPKDPEAGTKGFTLAQKMVGKACGLEEGQGVRPGTYCEPEMTTVGSQDTTGPMTRDELKDLACLGFQSDLVMQSFCHTAAYPKPVDVEMQHTMPDFIQTRGGVALRPGDGIIHSWLNRMLLPDTVGTGGDSHTRFPMGISFPAGSGLVAFAAATGVMPLDMPESVLVRFKGEMQPGITLRDLVHAIPLYGIKQGMLTVEKKGKINEFSGRILEIEGLEHLTVEQAFELSDASAERSAAGCTINLSEDSVGEYLRSNITMLRWMIAEGYGDPRTLERRAQKMEEWLKDPKLMRADKDAEYSHVIEIDLADIKEPIVCCPNDPDDAKFLSEVAGDKVDEVFIGSCMTNIGHFRAAGKLLEQHKGALTTRLWMSPPTKMDEAQLMEEGYFNTYGTAGVRTEMPGCSLCMGNQARVAPKSTVLSTSTRNFPNRLGDGANVYLTSAELAAVGAVLGKLPSPAEYMEYAKNLNSMSKEIYKYLNFDQMENYTKKAAEANIA, from the coding sequence GTGTTAGAAGCCTATCGTGAACACGTTGCCGAACGTGAAGCCCTGGGTATTCCTCCCAAGCCCCTGAATGCTGAGCAAACCGCCGCTCTGGTTGAACTGCTCAAGAACCCGCCGGCCGGTGAAGAGGAAACCCTCGTTTACCTGCTGGAAAACCGCATTCCGCCCGGCGTGGACGAAGCCGCCTACGTGAAGGCCGCTTTCCTGACCGCCATCGTCAAGGGCGAAGCCACTTCCCCGTTGGTTGACAAGCAAAAAGCCGTTCAACTGCTGGGCATGATGCAGGGTGGCTACAACATCGCCACTCTGGTCGACCTGCTGGACGACGCTGACCTGGCCGAGCTGGCCGGCGAGCAGCTGAAAAAGACCCTGCTGATGTTCGACGCCTTCAACGACGTGAAGGAAAAGATGGACGCCGGCAACGCCGTCGCCAAGGCCGTTGTTGAATCCTGGGCCAACGCCGAGTGGTTCACCAACAAGAAGAAGGTACCCGAGAGCACCAAGATGGTGGTGTTCAAGGTCACTGGCGAAACCAACACCGACGACCTGTCTCCGGCTCCGGATGCCTGGTCCCGTCCGGACATCCCGCTGCACGCCCGCGCCATGTACAAGATGGAGCGCGACGGCCTGAACCCGGAAGAGCCGGGTGTGACTGGCCCGATCAAGCAGATCGAGGAAATCCAGTCCAAGGGCCTGCCGGTTGCCTTCGTCGGTGACGTAGTCGGTACCGGTTCCTCCCGTAAGTCCGGTACCAACTCGGTACTGTGGTACTTCGGCGAAGACATCCCGGGCGTGCCGAACAAGCGTGCCGGCGGTGTCTGTATCGGTAACAAGGTTGCCCCGATCTTCTTCAACACCATGGAAGACGCTGGCGCCCTGGTATTCGAGGCTCCGGTCGACAACATGAACATGGGCGACGTGATTGAGATCCGCCCGTACGAAGGCAAGATCCTGAACGAAGCCGGTGAGACCATCTCCGAGTTCGGCTTCAAGTCCGAAGTGATCCTGGACGAAGTGCAGGCCGGCGGTCGTATCCCGCTGATCATCGGTCGTGGCCTGACCAACAAGGCGCGCGAAGCCCTGGGCATGGGCGCCACCGATATCTTCCGTCTGCCGAAGGATCCGGAAGCCGGCACCAAAGGCTTCACCCTGGCCCAGAAGATGGTCGGCAAGGCCTGCGGCCTGGAAGAAGGCCAAGGCGTACGCCCGGGCACCTACTGCGAGCCGGAAATGACTACGGTCGGCTCCCAGGACACCACTGGCCCGATGACCCGTGACGAGCTGAAAGACCTGGCCTGCCTGGGCTTCCAGTCTGACCTGGTTATGCAGTCGTTCTGCCACACCGCGGCCTACCCGAAGCCGGTCGACGTGGAAATGCAGCACACCATGCCGGACTTCATCCAGACCCGTGGCGGTGTTGCCCTGCGTCCGGGTGACGGCATCATCCACTCTTGGCTGAACCGCATGCTGCTGCCGGACACCGTTGGTACCGGTGGTGACTCCCACACCCGTTTCCCGATGGGCATCTCCTTCCCGGCCGGTTCCGGCCTGGTCGCCTTCGCTGCTGCCACCGGCGTTATGCCGCTGGATATGCCGGAGTCGGTTCTGGTGCGCTTCAAGGGCGAAATGCAGCCGGGCATCACCCTGCGTGACCTGGTCCACGCCATCCCCCTGTACGGCATCAAGCAGGGCATGCTGACCGTTGAGAAGAAGGGTAAGATCAACGAATTCTCCGGCCGCATCCTGGAGATCGAAGGTCTGGAGCACCTGACCGTTGAGCAGGCGTTCGAGCTGTCTGACGCTTCCGCCGAGCGCTCCGCCGCCGGTTGTACCATCAACCTGTCCGAAGACTCTGTGGGCGAGTACCTGCGCTCCAACATCACCATGCTGCGCTGGATGATTGCCGAAGGTTACGGCGATCCGCGTACCCTGGAGCGTCGCGCCCAGAAGATGGAAGAGTGGCTGAAGGATCCGAAGCTCATGCGTGCCGACAAGGACGCCGAGTACTCCCACGTCATCGAAATCGACCTGGCCGACATCAAAGAGCCGATCGTGTGCTGCCCGAACGACCCGGACGACGCCAAGTTCCTGTCCGAAGTCGCTGGCGACAAGGTCGACGAGGTGTTCATCGGTTCCTGCATGACCAACATCGGTCACTTCCGTGCCGCCGGCAAACTGCTGGAGCAGCACAAGGGTGCATTGACCACCCGCCTGTGGATGTCGCCGCCGACCAAGATGGACGAGGCGCAGCTGATGGAAGAAGGTTACTTCAACACCTACGGCACCGCCGGTGTGCGCACCGAGATGCCGGGCTGCTCCCTGTGCATGGGTAACCAGGCGCGGGTCGCTCCGAAGTCGACCGTGCTGTCCACCTCCACCCGTAACTTCCCGAACCGCCTGGGCGATGGTGCCAACGTGTACCTGACCTCTGCGGAACTGGCAGCGGTTGGTGCGGTTCTGGGCAAACTCCCCTCCCCGGCGGAGTACATGGAATACGCCAAGAACCTGAACAGCATGTCGAAAGAGATCTACAAGTATCTCAACTTCGACCAGATGGAGAACTACACCAAGAAGGCGGCCGAAGCGAACATCGCCTAA